In Paludisphaera rhizosphaerae, the sequence GGCGAACTGGGCCGCGCCGATGGCGGTTGGCATCGGTTGCAGCTTCGTCGCCATTCGGGGCGGCAGAGTGGGAACGACGAGCGGTTTGCTGGCCAGGGCCTGGCGTGTCTTCTCCGACTCGGCTCGGATCTCCTCGAAGGCCTTCTTGACGCGTTCGGAGAAGCTCGGACCGATGAGCGCCTCCTGGAGCTTGCCGGCTTCGTCGTTCGCAAGTCGGTCCAGGTCCTCGCTCCAGATCTTGAAGAAGCTGCCGTCGCCGAAGATCGCCCCCAGGACGCCGGCCCCCTGGCCGACGCCCCAGGTGGTCTTGGACTGCATGTCCTTGAACAGGACGTCGAGGCCTTCCACCGAGTCGCCGACCAGGCCGATCGCCTCGGCCAGGCCGCCCATGCCGGTCGTCGCGACGCCCAGGCCTGAGGTCAGCTCGGTCAGCCAGGTCGTCGCCGAGACCTCGTTGTCCTGCCACAGCTTCTGCATGACCTGCAGGCCGTCGGACATCTGGCCGAAGAACGAGGCGAGCTTGGGGGCGACCAGGTCGCCGACGGTGATGGAGAAGTTCTCCCAGGCGCCATCCAGGGAGGCGAACTTGGCCGCCGACCCGTCGAATTCGCGAGCCGCCGTCCCCATCGCGAACGCCGCCTTGTCGACGAAGAAACCGTAGCGAGCGAGGACTTTCTCCTGAGC encodes:
- a CDS encoding phage tail tape measure protein, which encodes MASLGQISVGMGLDATQFDKGLSHVQTEVRTLAGDIDRMGSMLRASLGGVNKLGGMLKGAIVGVGVYKVAGDLYGMAKAAAHAQESVNSLSIVFGDQADEVEKFSRDMAMGYKLGLNSMLESQNQIGSIFQGVGFKGGDLQAMTEGISKIVTEYAALKDLDFDVVKDKFLSGLSGEQEPLRALGINFDEAAIKAKALEMGLGGLGRELTAQEKVLARYGFFVDKAAFAMGTAAREFDGSAAKFASLDGAWENFSITVGDLVAPKLASFFGQMSDGLQVMQKLWQDNEVSATTWLTELTSGLGVATTGMGGLAEAIGLVGDSVEGLDVLFKDMQSKTTWGVGQGAGVLGAIFGDGSFFKIWSEDLDRLANDEAGKLQEALIGPSFSERVKKAFEEIRAESEKTRQALASKPLVVPTLPPRMATKLQPMPTAIGAAQFA